In a single window of the Nicotiana tomentosiformis chromosome 8, ASM39032v3, whole genome shotgun sequence genome:
- the LOC138897862 gene encoding uncharacterized protein, which produces MQSSAWLHVIYVKTSYNVLLGRPWIHENKVVSSTYHQCFKYYKGEVEKKIVADDKTFTEAESHLADAKFYLKNHTVKELKSDDVMKRKNDESATKRAEVTAGKAKVVVEEVHFNSNKSYRENIVSYGKKVTSALHYVPKKMKDEGESSNLQMNMLKGLTLPIKQIEAIKLSSKPLRKSVCQNSTQDIVLPTKRTDGGFDPNDYKLFSKAGYNPNKPSMLGKLPSEAATRQSREESRPTYLSVLLAVEEQSTYIKLLKEHRDVFAWSYKEMHGLEPKVAVHHLAVNNGARPIKQAQMRFRPDLVPFIETEVNKLIEAGFIREIKFPTWVSSIVLVRKKNGQIQVCIDFRDLNNAWSKDEFPLPSPELMIDATTGYEAMSFMDGSSCYNQIRMTLKY; this is translated from the exons atgcaatcaagtgcatggctgcatgtgatcTATGTAAAGACTTCGTATAACGTcttgctcggaaggccttggatacatgagaataaagtggtttcatctacctaccatcaatgttttaAGTACTACAagggtgaagtcgagaagaagatagttgcCGATGACAAGACATTTaccgaggctgagtcacacttagccgatgcaaagttctacttgaagaaccacACTGTGAAGGAGCTAAAATCTGATGATGTCATGAAGAGAAAGAATGACGAGTCCGCAACTAAAAGAGCTGAGGTGACTGCTGGTAAAGCCAAAGTTGTTGTTGAGGAGGTACACTTTAACTCGAATAAATCTTATAGAGAGAATATTGTgtcttatggcaagaaagtaactTCTGCGCTCCACTATGTCCCTAAAAAGATGAAAGATGAAGGTGAATCATCCAATCTCCAAATGAACATGCTAAAAGGGTTAACTCTTCCGATCAAACAGATTGAGGCGATAAAGTTGTCCTCAAAGCCACTTAGAAAGTCTGTGTGTCAGaattcgacacaagatatagtaCTTCCTACGAAGCGTACGGATGGAGGTTTTGATCCCAATGATTACAAGTTATTTTCAAAggctggatataatcccaataagcCATCTATgttagggaagctcccatcagAAGCTGCTACGAGGCAAtcacgtgaag AATCGAGGCCCACTTATCTAAGTGTTTTACTAGCAGTTGAGGAACAAAGTACTTATATTAAATTACTCAAGGAGCATAGGGATGTCTTTGCATGGAGTTATAAAGAGATGCATGGCTTGGAGCCCaaagtagcagtccatcaccttgcAGTCAACAATGGTGCTCGTCCTATTAAGCAAGCTCAAATGCGCTTTAGGCCTGACTTGGTTCCCTTTATTGAaaccgaagttaacaaactcatcgaagctggctttattcgtgaaattaaattcccaacatgggtttcaagtattgtccTTGTGAGAAAGAAGAATGGCCAAATTCAGGTGTGCATTGACTTCAGGGATCTCAATAATGCATGGTCTAAGGATGAATTCCCGCTTCCTAGTCCAGAGCTCATGATCGACGCTACCACTGGGTATGAGGCAATGTCATTCATGGATGGTTCATCGtgctataaccaaattcgcatgACACTAAAATATTAA